The following are from one region of the Desulfomicrobium macestii genome:
- a CDS encoding glutamate synthase-related protein, translating into MSANTAISPSQLSIKDLPWQIEWNKDRCTLCGQCCAVCPMQSLELGTFRKRSIKVPAGFKNKPENEHTIYYGIRQRTAPHQACVGCGTCSMVCPNDAILPMHSDEKDKLRYHVNLGGQPRTRGGRRNDNNSLLDQIKFIRISMLTDPALDSGRHEFDLRTLIGRIQSPMEGLATIKEHGWAPPVREIYPLMIGSMSFGALSPNMWEGLQMGVAYLNEELGMPVRMCTGEGGCPPRLLRSRFLKYVILQIASGYFGWDEIIHAIPQMKEDPCAIEIKYGQGAKPGDGGLLMWHKVNKLIAAIRGVPTGVSLPSPPTHQTQYSIEESVAKMIQSMSMAWGFRVPVYPKISATTTTNAVLNNLCRNPYAAGLAVDGEDGGTGAAYNVSMNHMGSPIASNIRDAYLTLCKLGKQNEVPLIAGGGIGKNGNLAANAASLIMLGASAVQIGKYAMQAAAGCVGSESDRCNVCNIGVCPKGITSQDPRVYRRLDPEKVAERLVELYVSFDMEMKKIFAPLGRSTSLPIGMSDALGIADKDAADRLAIKYVV; encoded by the coding sequence ATGTCGGCAAACACAGCCATTAGCCCTTCCCAACTGAGCATCAAGGATCTGCCCTGGCAGATCGAGTGGAACAAGGACCGCTGCACCCTGTGCGGTCAGTGCTGCGCGGTGTGCCCCATGCAGTCCCTGGAGCTCGGCACCTTCCGCAAGCGCAGCATCAAGGTTCCGGCCGGGTTCAAGAACAAGCCCGAGAACGAGCACACCATCTATTACGGCATCCGCCAGCGCACGGCCCCGCACCAGGCCTGCGTGGGCTGCGGAACGTGCAGCATGGTCTGTCCCAACGACGCCATCCTGCCCATGCACTCCGATGAAAAGGACAAGCTGCGCTACCACGTGAATCTCGGCGGTCAGCCCCGCACCCGTGGCGGACGACGCAACGACAACAATTCGCTGCTGGACCAGATCAAGTTCATCCGCATCTCCATGCTGACCGACCCGGCCCTTGATTCGGGCCGCCATGAATTCGATCTACGCACCCTGATCGGCCGCATCCAGAGCCCCATGGAGGGCCTTGCCACCATCAAGGAACACGGCTGGGCGCCGCCCGTGCGCGAGATCTATCCGCTCATGATCGGCAGCATGTCGTTCGGCGCGCTCTCGCCCAACATGTGGGAAGGCCTGCAGATGGGCGTCGCCTACCTGAACGAGGAGCTGGGCATGCCCGTACGCATGTGCACCGGCGAGGGCGGCTGTCCGCCGCGCCTGCTCAGATCGCGTTTTCTCAAATATGTCATTCTGCAGATCGCATCGGGCTACTTCGGCTGGGACGAGATCATCCACGCCATCCCGCAGATGAAGGAAGATCCCTGCGCCATCGAGATCAAGTACGGCCAGGGCGCCAAGCCCGGCGACGGCGGCCTTTTGATGTGGCACAAGGTCAACAAGCTCATCGCGGCCATCCGCGGCGTGCCCACCGGCGTCAGCCTGCCCAGCCCCCCGACGCATCAGACCCAGTATTCCATCGAGGAATCCGTGGCCAAGATGATTCAGTCCATGTCCATGGCTTGGGGATTCCGGGTGCCGGTCTATCCCAAGATCTCGGCCACGACCACGACCAACGCGGTCCTGAACAACCTCTGCCGCAACCCCTACGCGGCCGGATTGGCCGTTGACGGCGAGGACGGCGGCACGGGCGCGGCCTACAACGTGTCCATGAACCACATGGGCAGCCCCATCGCCTCCAACATCCGCGACGCCTACCTGACCCTGTGCAAGCTGGGCAAACAGAACGAGGTTCCGCTCATCGCCGGTGGCGGCATCGGCAAGAACGGCAATCTGGCGGCCAACGCGGCCTCGCTGATCATGCTCGGCGCCTCGGCCGTGCAGATCGGCAAGTATGCCATGCAGGCCGCCGCCGGATGCGTGGGCTCGGAGTCCGATCGCTGCAACGTGTGCAACATCGGCGTCTGCCCCAAGGGCATCACTTCCCAGGATCCGCGCGTGTACCGCAGGCTCGATCCGGAGAAGGTGGCCGAGAGGCTGGTCGAGCTCTACGTCAGCTTCGACATGGAAATGAAGAAGATCTTCGCCCCCCTGGGCAGGTCCACGTCTCTGCCCATCGGCATGTCCGATGCGCTGGGGATCGCCGACAAGGACGCGGCGGACAGACTGGCCATCAAATACGTGGTCTGA